The following coding sequences lie in one Flagellimonas eckloniae genomic window:
- a CDS encoding class I SAM-dependent methyltransferase: MKSYLKTKDFSVSQESFELLYDSDLEMLVTHPKPKNINPYYDSELYISHTDSKISFTDRLYQKVKQYSLKKKIQLIDNQIDKSKKLLDYGAGTGDFLAKANSLGFEGEGIEPNGKARAKAVEKGIELQEDITSLKVKKYDVITLWHVLEHLPDLNKRIGDIEALLEEKGTVVVAVPNYKSYDAKHYKQYWAAYDVPRHLWHFSKTSIIRLFDRHGFEVVSIRPMLFDSFYVSLLSEKYRGNKLYLINAFFVGLWSNISAYFSKEYSSLIYVIKKKN, translated from the coding sequence ATGAAGTCGTATTTAAAAACTAAAGATTTTTCAGTCTCTCAAGAATCCTTTGAGCTACTTTATGACTCAGATTTGGAAATGTTGGTGACGCATCCAAAACCAAAGAATATCAATCCCTATTATGATAGTGAGCTGTATATCTCCCATACGGATTCTAAAATTTCCTTTACTGACCGATTATATCAAAAAGTAAAGCAGTATAGTCTTAAAAAAAAGATTCAACTTATTGATAATCAAATAGATAAATCAAAAAAACTGCTTGATTACGGAGCAGGAACCGGAGATTTTTTGGCAAAAGCCAATTCACTGGGCTTTGAAGGTGAGGGAATTGAACCTAATGGTAAAGCGAGAGCAAAGGCGGTAGAAAAAGGAATAGAGCTTCAGGAAGACATCACATCACTTAAAGTAAAAAAGTATGATGTAATTACACTTTGGCATGTTTTGGAGCATTTACCAGATTTGAATAAACGAATAGGGGACATAGAAGCATTGTTAGAAGAAAAGGGAACAGTTGTAGTTGCCGTTCCGAATTACAAATCTTACGATGCCAAACATTATAAACAATATTGGGCTGCTTATGATGTGCCCAGACATTTATGGCATTTTTCAAAAACATCTATTATTCGACTTTTTGATAGGCATGGTTTTGAAGTAGTTTCTATACGCCCCATGCTTTTTGATTCGTTTTATGTTTCACTATTGTCAGAAAAGTATAGGGGGAACAAATTGTATTTGATCAATGCTTTCTTTGTTGGCCTATGGTCAAATATTAGTGCTTACTTCTCCAAAGAATATTCTTCCTTGATTTATGTGATAAAAAAGAAGAATTAA
- a CDS encoding OmpH family outer membrane protein, whose translation MKKLIVFAIALTAIACQQNKIGYVDNVKLMEDYQEKADIEAKFQTKVDALTKKRDSISQAFQIELQAFQTKAQSMSQKKAQEEYGLLQQRGQFVGQQLQQEEQQLQLNSQTEMDSLVSKVKKEISAYGKANGFTYILGGGAGGAVLYGEETQNLTEAMLKILNDKYTN comes from the coding sequence ATGAAAAAACTTATAGTATTTGCAATCGCCTTGACCGCCATAGCATGTCAACAAAACAAGATTGGATATGTAGACAATGTAAAGTTGATGGAAGACTATCAGGAGAAAGCTGACATTGAGGCTAAATTCCAAACCAAGGTTGATGCGTTGACCAAGAAAAGAGATAGTATTTCTCAGGCATTCCAGATAGAGCTTCAAGCTTTTCAGACAAAAGCCCAAAGCATGTCTCAGAAAAAGGCTCAAGAAGAGTATGGTTTGTTACAACAACGCGGACAGTTTGTGGGGCAACAATTACAGCAGGAAGAGCAACAACTTCAGCTGAACAGCCAAACTGAAATGGATTCTTTGGTGAGTAAAGTGAAAAAGGAGATTAGCGCATATGGGAAAGCAAATGGTTTTACCTATATATTAGGCGGCGGTGCAGGAGGAGCAGTTTTGTACGGGGAGGAAACACAGAACTTGACAGAGGCGATGCTTAAAATCTTAAATGATAAGTACACCAACTAG
- a CDS encoding ATP-binding protein produces the protein MLFKDVLGLGHIKNHLTTTANLARVAHAQLFVGPEGCGTLPMAIAYAQYLLCSNSEGENEGGNVACNTKCNSLTHPDLHFVFPVSNSDKVKSHAVSDHYIEDWRQFVKEQPYGNLFDWYRLIGIEKKQGQIGVDEAQDVVKKLSLKSYEGGYKVLIIWMAEKMNIASSNKLLKLIEEPPNKTVLLLIAEDEEQIINTIRSRCQILHFPQLSESDISEELVKRGSTEPEAHSIAQEANGNFNKALDLVNKDSEDLVFERWFVQWVRSAFKAKGNKGAIQELILWSDEVAKTGREVQKQFLQYCITIMRQALLLNYKADKLVYLKMHLEGFDLKKFAPFVHENNILEIVEEIEKAIFHVERNGNSKIIFTDLSIKLTRLLHTKAA, from the coding sequence ATGCTGTTTAAAGATGTTTTAGGCCTTGGCCACATTAAAAACCATTTAACCACTACTGCCAATTTGGCAAGAGTGGCCCATGCACAATTGTTTGTTGGCCCCGAAGGTTGTGGCACTTTGCCCATGGCCATTGCTTATGCGCAATATCTGCTTTGCAGTAATTCGGAAGGAGAAAATGAGGGGGGAAACGTTGCCTGCAATACAAAATGCAATTCGCTTACCCATCCTGATCTACATTTTGTTTTTCCTGTTTCCAATTCTGATAAGGTAAAATCCCATGCAGTAAGCGACCATTATATAGAAGATTGGCGCCAATTTGTAAAGGAACAGCCTTATGGGAATCTTTTTGATTGGTACCGACTTATTGGCATAGAAAAAAAACAGGGGCAGATTGGTGTTGATGAAGCCCAAGATGTGGTTAAGAAACTATCCCTAAAATCATATGAGGGGGGATATAAGGTTTTAATCATTTGGATGGCGGAAAAAATGAACATCGCATCTTCCAATAAACTGTTGAAATTGATTGAGGAGCCTCCGAACAAAACTGTGCTGCTTTTAATCGCTGAGGATGAAGAGCAAATAATCAACACCATACGATCCCGCTGCCAGATTCTCCATTTTCCGCAACTCTCAGAAAGTGATATTTCCGAAGAATTGGTTAAAAGGGGCTCTACAGAACCCGAAGCCCATTCCATTGCGCAAGAAGCCAATGGGAATTTTAACAAAGCCTTGGACTTGGTCAACAAAGACTCCGAAGATTTGGTGTTTGAACGTTGGTTTGTGCAATGGGTACGAAGCGCGTTCAAGGCAAAAGGAAACAAAGGGGCAATCCAAGAATTGATTCTTTGGAGTGATGAAGTTGCAAAGACCGGAAGAGAGGTGCAAAAGCAGTTTTTACAGTATTGTATTACCATTATGCGCCAAGCACTTCTATTAAACTACAAGGCGGATAAATTGGTTTATCTAAAAATGCATTTGGAAGGATTTGACCTGAAAAAGTTTGCTCCTTTTGTACATGAAAACAATATTTTGGAAATTGTTGAGGAAATTGAAAAAGCAATTTTTCACGTGGAACGTAACGGAAATTCCAAAATTATTTTTACGGACCTTTCCATTAAACTAACGCGGCTTCTCCATACCAAGGCTGCATAA